The proteins below are encoded in one region of Acanthochromis polyacanthus isolate Apoly-LR-REF ecotype Palm Island chromosome 4, KAUST_Apoly_ChrSc, whole genome shotgun sequence:
- the nphs2 gene encoding podocin: protein MLFAAEPPASMEKSSNVQPNHSPRSRTVSRKERERGALVPPRGQHQRAPKARRLPEAPPGRKERLQKEKPEISEVMVEQETEVKLKSTVVDIDSVRDDEVKEENLGLLEAAEQEDGLKRKNLGVFEWLLMVAVLALVLLFLPLSIWFCVKVVREHERAVIFRLGHLLRGKPRGPGLIFHLPLLDVCHKVDIRLKMLKVPPHMVVTKDLVRPELSAVCYYQIENVALCSAALSNLSTVLQNVVQAAVRDVLAQHTFNHILLHRRRIGEQIQATVDSAACRWGIRVERADIDELSFPVELQQSLAAEAEAKRQQQVRVKAAESERAAWDGFRASFRLLHPALVLPLPTDLLNTNSDLSSLPPPPPPAMEGEGGPAVEETETDSPMM from the exons ATGCTCTTCGCTGCAGAGCCTCCAGCCAGCATGGAGAAGTCCTCAAATGTCCAACCGAATCACTCACCAAGATCCAGAACGGTGTCCAGGAAGGAGAGGGAAAGGGGAGCCTTGGTGCCTCCAAGAGGTCAACATCAAAGGGCACCCAAGGCCCGACGGCTCCCTGAAGCACCACCAGGGAGGAAAGAAAGGCTGCAGAAGGAGAAGCCGGAGATCAGTGAGGTGATGGTGGAGCAGGAGACAGAAGTGAAGCTAAAATCTACTGTGGTGGACATAGACAGTGTGAGAGATGATGAGGTGAAGGAGGAGAATCTGGGGCTCCTGGAGGCAGCAGAGCAGGAGGACG GTCTGAAGCGTAAGAACCTGGGGGTGTTTGAGTGGCTGCTGATGGTCGCTGTCTTGGCTCTggttctcctcttcctccctttgTCCATCTGGTTTTGTGTCAAA GTAGTGAGGGAACACGAGAGAGCTGTGATCTTCAGACTGGGCCACCTGCTACGTGGAAAACCCAGAGGACCCG GCCTCATTTTCCACCTCCCGCTCCTTGATGTGTGTCACAAAGTCGACATAAGACTGAAAATGTTGAAGGTTCCACCACACATG GTGGTGACAAAGGACCTGGTGAGGCCAGAGCTGAGTGCAGTGTGTTATTACCAAATAGAGAACGTGGCTCTGTGCAGTGCAGCGCTGTCCAACCTGAGCACAGTTCTGCAGAACGTGGTTCAAGCAGCAGTCAGAGACGTTCTAGCCCAGCACACGTTCAACCACATCCTGCTGCACCGGCGGAGGATCGGGGAGCAGATACAGGCAACAGTTGACTCTGCTGCTTGTCGCTGGGGCATCAGGGTGGAGAGAGCAGACAT AGATGAGCTCAGTTTTCCTGTGGAGTTACAGCAGAGTCTGGCTGCTGAGGCTGAGGCCAAGAgacagcagcaggtcaga gtaaaagcagcagaaagtgaGAGAGCTGCCTGGGATGGGTTTCGGGCCTCCTTCCGTCTCCTCCACCCTGCCTTGGTCCTTCCTCTCCCTACAGATCTCCTCAACACAAACTCCGACCTTTCATCCCTCCCACCGCCTCCTCCGCCTGCAATGGAAGGAGAAGGAGGGCCGGCAGTggaggagacagagacagactcgccaatgatgtga